A window from Gemmatimonadaceae bacterium encodes these proteins:
- the paaZ gene encoding phenylacetic acid degradation bifunctional protein PaaZ: MKLKNYALGQWVEGTGKTTTLYHAVTGEPVAEASSGGLDFKAMTEYARTVGGPKLRAMTFHERAAMLKAVAKHLMERKDAFYAISAQTGATKTDSWIDIDGGFGTFFAYSSRGRREFPNETFHVEGPTEPLSKGGSFVGRHICVPLEGVAIHINAFNFPVWGMMEKLAPSLLAGVPGIVKPATATSYLTEAVFKEMIASGILPEGAVQLICGSAGDLLDHVLEQDAVAFTGSAATGRMLKESKAVVEHAVRFNMEADSLNCAILGPDAAPGTAEFDLFIKEVVREMTVKAGQKCTAIRRTIVPAGMEEDVITAIRARLAKTVVGDPNVEGVRMGPLASKGQVRDVGLAAERIRSAAERVVGGGDFQVVGADRENGAFYEPELMYCADPLAKTEPHDVEAFGPVNTVMPYRNLDEAIELARRGRGSLCGSLVTADAKTAQKVVLGVAPYHGRLLVLDQSSAKESTGHGSPLPNLVHGGPGRAGGGEEMGGARGVLHYMQRTAVQGSPSVLTAITREWTKGAAETTDALHPFRKTFDELHIGDTLLTGTRTITLDDIVKFAELSGDKFYAHMNDEEARSNGIFEGRVAHGYFIVSAAAGLFVEPSLGPVLANYGLENLRFTKPVYPGDTIQVRLTVKQKTAKATVDDGIPQGVVEWDVEVMNQDKEPVALYSILTLVRRAA, encoded by the coding sequence ATGAAGCTCAAGAACTACGCACTCGGCCAGTGGGTCGAGGGAACGGGCAAGACCACCACGCTTTACCACGCGGTCACGGGCGAGCCAGTGGCCGAGGCGTCGAGCGGCGGTCTCGACTTCAAGGCGATGACGGAGTATGCGCGGACCGTGGGCGGCCCGAAGCTGCGGGCGATGACCTTCCACGAGCGCGCCGCGATGCTCAAGGCCGTGGCCAAGCATCTGATGGAGCGCAAGGACGCCTTCTACGCCATCAGTGCGCAGACCGGTGCGACCAAGACCGACAGCTGGATCGACATCGACGGTGGCTTCGGCACCTTCTTCGCCTACTCGAGCCGCGGGCGCCGCGAATTCCCGAACGAGACTTTCCACGTCGAAGGTCCCACTGAGCCGCTGTCCAAGGGCGGCAGCTTCGTGGGGCGTCACATCTGTGTGCCCTTGGAAGGCGTCGCGATTCACATCAATGCCTTCAACTTCCCGGTCTGGGGCATGATGGAGAAGCTCGCGCCATCGCTGCTTGCCGGCGTCCCCGGCATCGTGAAGCCCGCCACCGCGACGAGCTATCTCACCGAGGCCGTCTTCAAGGAGATGATCGCCAGCGGCATCCTGCCCGAGGGCGCGGTGCAGCTCATCTGCGGAAGCGCCGGCGATCTGCTCGACCACGTGCTGGAGCAGGACGCGGTCGCCTTCACGGGTTCGGCCGCAACCGGTCGCATGCTCAAGGAGTCGAAGGCCGTCGTCGAGCACGCGGTGCGCTTCAACATGGAAGCGGACTCGCTCAACTGCGCCATCCTCGGGCCGGACGCCGCGCCCGGCACGGCGGAGTTCGACCTCTTCATCAAGGAAGTCGTGCGGGAGATGACGGTGAAGGCGGGGCAGAAGTGCACGGCCATCCGCCGCACGATCGTCCCCGCAGGGATGGAAGAGGATGTGATCACGGCCATCCGTGCGCGATTGGCCAAGACCGTGGTGGGCGACCCAAACGTCGAAGGCGTGCGCATGGGTCCCCTCGCCAGCAAGGGCCAGGTGCGCGACGTGGGTCTCGCCGCGGAACGCATTCGGAGTGCCGCAGAGCGTGTGGTCGGTGGCGGTGACTTTCAAGTCGTTGGTGCCGACCGCGAGAATGGCGCGTTCTACGAGCCCGAGCTGATGTACTGCGCAGACCCGCTGGCCAAGACGGAGCCACACGACGTGGAGGCCTTCGGGCCGGTGAACACCGTGATGCCGTATCGCAATCTTGATGAAGCGATTGAGTTGGCGCGGCGCGGTCGCGGTTCGCTCTGTGGCTCGCTGGTCACCGCCGACGCCAAGACCGCGCAGAAGGTCGTGCTCGGCGTCGCGCCGTACCACGGGCGCCTGTTGGTGCTCGACCAATCAAGCGCAAAGGAGAGCACGGGCCACGGATCGCCGTTGCCGAACCTCGTGCACGGCGGCCCGGGTCGCGCCGGCGGCGGCGAGGAGATGGGTGGCGCGCGCGGCGTGCTGCACTACATGCAGCGCACGGCGGTGCAGGGCAGTCCCAGCGTGCTCACGGCCATCACCCGCGAGTGGACCAAGGGCGCGGCCGAGACCACCGACGCGCTGCATCCCTTCCGCAAGACCTTCGACGAACTGCACATCGGTGACACGCTGCTGACCGGCACGCGCACAATCACGCTGGACGACATCGTGAAGTTCGCCGAGCTCTCGGGTGACAAGTTCTACGCGCACATGAACGACGAGGAGGCGCGCAGCAACGGCATCTTCGAAGGCCGCGTGGCGCACGGATACTTCATCGTTTCCGCGGCGGCGGGGCTCTTCGTGGAGCCCTCCCTCGGGCCCGTGCTGGCGAACTACGGCTTGGAGAACCTGCGCTTCACCAAGCCTGTGTATCCTGGCGACACGATCCAGGTGCGACTCACCGTGAAGCAGAAGACCGCCAAGGCCACGGTGGACGACGGCATTCCGCAGGGCGTCGTGGAATGGGATGTCGAGGTGATGAACCAGGACAAGGAGCCAGTCGCGCTCTACAGCATCCTGACGCTGGTGCGGCGCGCGGCGTGA
- the pcaF gene encoding 3-oxoadipyl-CoA thiolase, with translation MTDAFIVDGIRTPVGNLGGALAPVRADDLAAHAISALLARQQALEPALIADVILGCANQAGEDNRNVARMALLLAGVPQSVPGETVNRLCASGLSAIANAARAIKVGEGDIYVAGGVESMTRAPYVMSKSAQPFGRDMQLFDTALGWRFVNPAMKSAHGTDSMGETAENVAERYRVSREDQDAFALRSQQKAAAAQKSGRLAEEIVGVSIPQRKGEAVTVAADEFLRPDSTMEKLAKLRPAFRHDGKGSVTAGNSSGLNDGAAALLVASAKAVKDHKLMPLVRVVASAAAGVEPRVMGMGPVPATRLVLQRAGLRLEQMDVIELNEAFAAQGLACLRELGVADDDPRVNPNGGAIAIGHPLGMSGARLALTAARELQHRQAKYALCTMCIGVGQGYAMILERA, from the coding sequence GCACTGCTCGCGCGGCAGCAAGCGCTGGAACCGGCTCTGATCGCCGACGTGATCCTCGGTTGCGCCAACCAGGCGGGCGAGGACAATCGCAACGTGGCGCGGATGGCGCTGTTGCTGGCCGGGGTGCCGCAGAGCGTTCCCGGCGAGACAGTGAACCGTTTGTGCGCGTCTGGCCTCAGCGCGATCGCGAACGCCGCCCGCGCCATCAAGGTGGGCGAGGGCGACATCTACGTGGCGGGCGGCGTGGAGTCGATGACCCGCGCACCCTACGTGATGAGCAAGAGCGCCCAGCCCTTCGGCCGCGACATGCAGCTGTTCGACACGGCGCTTGGCTGGCGTTTCGTGAATCCCGCGATGAAGTCGGCGCACGGCACGGACTCGATGGGCGAGACCGCCGAGAACGTGGCAGAGCGCTACAGGGTCAGCCGTGAGGACCAGGATGCGTTCGCTCTGCGCTCACAGCAGAAGGCGGCCGCTGCGCAGAAGTCAGGTCGGCTCGCCGAGGAGATTGTTGGCGTGAGCATCCCGCAGCGGAAGGGTGAGGCTGTCACGGTCGCGGCGGACGAGTTTCTGCGGCCTGACTCCACGATGGAGAAGCTCGCCAAGCTCAGGCCGGCGTTCCGACACGACGGCAAGGGCTCGGTCACGGCGGGCAACAGCTCAGGCCTCAACGACGGGGCGGCGGCGCTGCTTGTGGCGTCGGCAAAGGCCGTCAAGGATCACAAGCTCATGCCGCTGGTGCGCGTGGTGGCCAGCGCCGCAGCCGGCGTCGAGCCGCGCGTGATGGGGATGGGTCCGGTGCCGGCGACGCGGCTCGTGCTCCAGCGCGCCGGGCTCAGGCTGGAACAGATGGACGTCATCGAACTCAACGAGGCCTTTGCCGCGCAGGGCCTGGCCTGCCTCCGCGAGCTCGGCGTGGCCGACGACGATCCGCGCGTGAACCCCAACGGCGGTGCCATCGCGATCGGCCATCCGCTGGGGATGAGCGGCGCGCGGCTCGCCTTGACCGCTGCGCGCGAGTTGCAGCATCGCCAGGCGAAGTACGCGCTCTGCACGATGTGCATCGGCGTGGGGCAGGGCTACGCGATGATCCTCGAGCGCGCCTAG
- a CDS encoding DUF2177 family protein, whose amino-acid sequence MAFYLKLYALCTAAFFALDIAWLGFVARGFYRNQMGELLREDTNWGAALAFYLIYVAAIVILCVLPAVEKQSLTRALALGAVFGLAAYAAFDLTSLALLRGFPAGVVPVDLAWGVVLTGSVSAAGFYAARWLQG is encoded by the coding sequence ATGGCCTTCTACCTGAAGCTCTACGCGCTCTGCACCGCGGCGTTCTTCGCGCTGGACATCGCCTGGCTGGGTTTCGTCGCGCGCGGGTTCTATCGCAACCAAATGGGCGAGCTGCTGCGAGAGGACACCAACTGGGGCGCGGCGCTGGCGTTCTACCTGATCTACGTGGCCGCCATCGTCATTCTGTGCGTCCTGCCTGCGGTCGAGAAGCAGTCGCTGACGCGCGCCTTGGCGCTGGGCGCGGTGTTCGGGCTCGCGGCCTATGCAGCGTTCGACCTCACGAGCCTCGCCTTGCTCCGCGGATTCCCCGCGGGAGTGGTGCCGGTGGACCTGGCCTGGGGCGTGGTGCTCACGGGCAGCGTGAGCGCGGCCGGCTTCTACGCGGCGCGCTGGTTGCAGGGCTGA
- a CDS encoding transferase hexapeptide repeat family protein, with amino-acid sequence MSIYAFDDFIPVVHESAFVHPKASVTGNVIIGRDVYIGPGAAIRGDWGGIVIEDGCNVQENCTIHMFPGVTVVLEAGAHIGHGAVVHGARIGANALIGMNAVVMDNAVVGGGSIVGALCFVPTEMQIPPRSVVVGNPAKIVKEVSDEMLAWKSDGTALYQQLPGQMRASWREVEPLREVPADRPTQSNVLKTWKQTRGNQ; translated from the coding sequence ATGAGCATCTACGCCTTCGACGACTTCATCCCGGTGGTGCACGAGTCGGCCTTCGTGCACCCCAAGGCTTCCGTCACGGGCAACGTCATCATCGGCCGCGACGTCTACATCGGCCCTGGTGCCGCGATCCGCGGCGACTGGGGCGGCATCGTCATCGAGGACGGCTGCAACGTCCAGGAGAACTGCACCATCCACATGTTCCCGGGCGTGACGGTGGTGCTCGAGGCAGGCGCGCACATCGGGCACGGCGCCGTGGTGCACGGCGCGCGCATCGGCGCCAACGCCTTGATCGGCATGAACGCCGTGGTGATGGACAACGCCGTGGTCGGCGGCGGCAGCATCGTCGGCGCACTGTGTTTCGTGCCGACGGAGATGCAGATCCCGCCGCGCAGCGTGGTGGTCGGCAACCCGGCCAAGATCGTGAAGGAGGTGAGCGACGAGATGCTCGCCTGGAAGTCGGACGGCACGGCGCTGTACCAGCAGCTGCCGGGCCAGATGCGCGCGAGTTGGCGCGAGGTGGAGCCGCTGCGGGAAGTCCCCGCCGACCGGCCCACGCAATCCAACGTGCTCAAGACCTGGAAACAGACGCGCGGCAATCAATAG
- a CDS encoding DUF4399 domain-containing protein, whose amino-acid sequence MRLPRSLFAVSLLAGSIVSAGCAEAQTPAPPAPEVYFRAPADGAVLPRTFEVAFGLRNFGVAPAGAQFPNTGHFHILINVEPPATGVVIPADSLHRHFGAGQIETTLTLAPGTYTLRLVVADHEHKVIGPALASKPIRITVR is encoded by the coding sequence ATGCGACTTCCCAGATCTCTGTTCGCCGTTTCGCTTCTGGCCGGCAGCATTGTCAGCGCCGGCTGCGCCGAGGCGCAGACGCCCGCCCCTCCGGCGCCTGAGGTGTACTTTCGCGCGCCTGCCGACGGTGCCGTGCTGCCCCGCACATTCGAGGTGGCCTTCGGCCTGCGCAACTTCGGCGTGGCACCAGCCGGTGCGCAGTTTCCCAACACGGGGCACTTCCACATTCTGATCAACGTGGAACCGCCGGCAACCGGCGTGGTGATCCCTGCGGACTCGCTGCACCGGCACTTCGGCGCCGGACAGATCGAGACCACGCTGACGCTGGCGCCGGGCACGTACACGCTGCGGCTGGTGGTCGCCGACCACGAGCACAAGGTGATTGGGCCGGCCTTGGCCTCCAAGCCAATCCGTATCACGGTGCGCTGA